The sequence below is a genomic window from Sebastes fasciatus isolate fSebFas1 chromosome 18, fSebFas1.pri, whole genome shotgun sequence.
TTAGGCgaacaaaacaaccaaaatatataaacatgcaTTGTAGTCAAAGAAACAGGGTTACAGTGGCTTGATGGGGGGTGTGGGCGTCCAAATCTGAGGTAGAATGGGGGCAGGAAAACCTCTCCGTGGGATACAGAAGagccaaaaataaaatacagttctCAAAACGTTCCATCAATAACGATATAACACACCCACTGATACTGTCAAACTCAaccaaacagaagaaaaaactgAATGTATGCTTCTCATTTAAGTGATTTCGCTGTCTGTTCAACACCGTTTCAGCCCATTAAAAATAACGACTGTGCAATTTATACGGGCTCTCAATTAAAATaccttttttgtttaatttatataCAAGTTCCAGGTTTTTATCAAGAAGATTTTGCATTTCGTTTGATTGTTTTGGATGTTTGCTAACAGCTACATACAAAATATATCACTCAATTTTCAGTtataagtatatatttatacattttgtaaTTTAAATACGTATACATTCTTACAAATTTTTACGGGCCGCTTGAGCTTCTCTCTGCTCCCATTTTACCGCACATCCAACTCTTTTAATGTGATTCACTTGCTCTGGTTGTGTAAACTGTTGTCATACGATCAAAGCTTATAAATAACCAGCACTAGTTACACGTTCGTGATGCTGAATTATTCAGACCCCTTGGCTGCTATTCAAACCGTTATCTGCTAACAGGAGGTGTAGCTGGACGTACCTTGCGTCCTGTAAAAGAATGATAGTGAAGTCAGTTCAGAAGTGTTCCGTAAAGCTGGGCCTTGGTCAGACTGTCCTTCCTGGAGAGTCCCAGGGAGCCAAATTTTTGGTTGtacggaggaggagggggcggcGCCGGCGGTGGCGACGGCTGGCTCGCCTGTGCGGGCAGGTTGTGCATCTCCACTTGGTAGTGCTGCAGCTCCGCGGCCATCTCCAGGGACCTCTGGTTCAGAGACTCGGTGGAGCTGTTGGGGCTGGGGTCCGGGTAATCCGTGCTCTGGCCGCCAGCTGCCACATTACCCTCCCTGTCTTTGGAGCTCCCTGAGTGGTAGAGGCTGTGCTCTGACTCCTGGCTGTCCTCGGCTCGGTACAGGTGGGCTTGGCTGTGAGCCTGTCGCAGCCCCGGGCTGCACTCGGGGCTGGGGCCGTCGGCCACCCACACCGGGTCCACGACGCCCACCGCGTGGTGGTAGAAGTCGGCCCCCTCCTGGAAGCTGCTGTAGAGCGGGCCGAGTCGGATCTTGGAGGGCCGCACGGAGAAGTGCTGCTCCGAGAAGCTGTACGGCGAGGCCCGGCCCGGGCTGCGGTACGAGTGGGCGCTTAAGTCCTCCACGCTAAGTTGCCTCCACCGGCCaatcagctcctcctcctccggggCTAACGTGCTGCCTCGACGGCTGTCTCCGTAGGCGACGCTCGGGGATGAAGAGGGAGGCAGCGGCTCATAGGGCTCGCTGAAACAGGAGGACATGGTGCGGCTGTAGACGGGCGAGCTGCCGTTCTGGTGGTGGCTGAGCTCCGTCTGCTGGAAGGGATGAGCGTTGGCGAAGCCTCTTGGACTGTCCCTCTCCCAGGATGAGTCACTCTTCCTCTCGTAGTCCCCTGCATCTCTCCACTCCATGTAGAGGGAGTGGTGGTGCGGGGAGGAAGCGGCGGTGCTGGGCGGACCGTTGCCTTTGTCTTCAGAGCCCCCTCCGCTGAAGCTGGAGTAGGAGCTGGAGCCGGCGCCCAGCGTGGCGGGGAACTTGGCAAAGTGCTCCTGGGAGAAGCCGGCCCTCAACCCCACCGAACCCTCCTCTGGGTTGCTGTCGGTGGAGATCTGGGGCCCGTACAGCAGCTTCCTCTGACCGTGGAGGTCCATGCTGGGCCTCCGCTCGCGGTGCCGGTCGTCGGGGCAGTACAGGGCTGTGTCGCTGCTGTACAGGTCAGATTTGTAGGCTGCGCGGAGCCCCAGTGGCCCTCCCGGTCCCAAGCTCTCCAAGATAAAAGTATGGTCCTGAGTTTGGGGGCTGGGGGAGCGGGAggcctggctgctgctgcaggcctCGTCCGGCTTCTCCAGCACTTTGCCGATGAGAGAGGCCGGGACGGAGTCGGAGTAGGTGTGGCAGAGAGGAGACTCCTCCATGTGCATCGTCAGTCGCTCCTGAAAATCAGCCGGCAGCTACAAGTGTCAGAGAAAATACATGTGATGTAAGTGTTGCTGCGCCAACAGATGGAGCTGTACTGTAGCATGAGATCACTGCTTCCTCTACTgaggattctttttttttttttttgcacactaCAACATTTACAGGCTTCGAATGCTCCGCTGCACTACAAAAAGCTCCCTGGACTGTCACTATAACTAGAAGGTTGTCTTCATTAAAGGTGCTTTCAGACTGTGTGAGAGTTGTGTACGTTTACTGCAGGTCACACTGAGCGATGGGTTTAATAAAACCTTTGGTCCCAATCTGTATCAGACTGTATGATACCAAGTTTGCCAGATTGTGCAATGATTTCAAGGTGAATCGTAGCACTATAATGTAAATAGTTAATGAAAGCAGAGGCACGTCATCAGCTTACATCATGAAAATGCAACTCTGCAAGGTTTTCTTCTTTCTCACAAACATCCTTATCATTACTCACTTGCTGGATCTCattcatttacttattttactggGTAAATATCACATTCACATATGCAAGTGGTCCAACAGACGTGCCTCTTCCTATTTATTTCTAGTGGTGTAATGAAGttcattgtggtatttttcattactacggttttgcacgccattattttcagatttattttttctcgtaaatgtcTGACATTAAAATCTCAcataattgtgattttttttcttgtaaatttgccactttgatctcagagaatatatatccaagtttttttcaaatgaatttataactttataatctcacatatttgtgattttttttgtcaatttataactttataatctcgcatatttgttaattttttttctcacaaatttgtgagttttttttcctcctaaatttaccactttaatctcagagaatatcggAGTTTGTTTCTCGTAATTTTCCGACTTTAAAATCTTGcatttttgtgagtttttttatttgtaaatttgccactttattctcagagaatatccacatttttttctcataaatttgtgacTGCATTTCCTTGCAAATTTtcgagtttttttctcgtaaatttccaactttataatcttgcaaatttgtgattattttcttgtaaatttgccactttattctcagagaatatccaaatatatattttgtaaatttatgactccATATTCTCGCAAATTTGGGACTTTTTTCGTAAATTTtcgactttaatctcagagaatatctgagttttttttcgTAAATTTCCGATTTAATGTACTcgcatattttgttttgttgtaaatttgccactttaatttcagagaatatccaaatatttttcttgtgaatttgccactttaatctctgaGTTTTTCCTCGAAATATTACCCTCCTCCCCCGGCtccatatttattatttatttcatctaCAATGGCCCAAATACGCCGTCGTACTAAGATGAACAGAAAACTAAAGAACTGTATTTTGATATTCCTATTTACTTTTGCCTTGctcctattttatttttttcttaacagCACGCTCATGTTGTGCCTGGTTTCTTTGTTGTTGCCTTTCTAGTCCTGTAAGttgcttttgtattttttgtattgattgataaaaaaaacaaaaaacatgttttcttttcgCCTCCATCATTTTGAGTGTTTTCTTTTCCCTAAACAGTCACTCTGTGATCACTATTTTGCCGCAGGTTGTCTTTAGTAGGTGTCTCTTAGGACCACCTTTTTGGATTGATCCAAATTTACAAACCATATTGCAACCATGAGAACTCTGTATTGCATAAACACTCAAAGATATCTAGCTCATACTAAAGTGTACTTTCTTAATTGAATATATTGCATATTCTGTCTCTATGCACTGCAGCATGTGTGTCAGTATGTTACCACAACATACACCtactacatttacctgacaTGACAAGAGCCGtaacaagagagaaaaatatatgTGGAAGTGAAGGCGAGCTGAGTCTCCTTCCTTGGAAAAGAAAGACGCTATTctgagcataaaaaaaaaaagcctccatCCACTATCTGTGCCTCTCCATAGCAACAAGCATTAAGCCAACTGCAGCACATCATCAACAGGAATCTAGTCAGTTGTTCCTAATTGGCAATGAGAGGCGAGCTAATTATAACTTTGTAGAGAGAGGAAAGACTAACATGAAAAGACATTTTATCATAACAGTTTTACTACAACTTGAACCAAACTAAATGCCACTAATACCGTCCGTTTGGGCTCGTTTTGAACGGGATCACAATTAGCTTTTATGTGGCGTTTCGGAGATCCGAGCCCTGTCGTTTTTATACCCCTCTGTGTTggttgttttgcagcaaaacaAAACGACTGAAGCACTTCAGTAGGCGCTGAAGAGCCACTGCACTCCTCAAAATGCTGCAGCACC
It includes:
- the LOC141755903 gene encoding brain-enriched guanylate kinase-associated protein isoform X1, with the translated sequence MRGKEHRQTMKKIYIGKTALKVPRNGGKHPKKSSLLEQKEDLRKRLSYTTHKLELLQSEFDSTRQYLETELRRAQEELDKFTDKLRRIQSSYSALQRINQDLEEKIHRNSQHHDDEKRALSREIIVLNNHLMEAKLTIEKLQEDNDMYRKDCYLAAQLLQCNKSLYRAQLSELPADFQERLTMHMEESPLCHTYSDSVPASLIGKVLEKPDEACSSSQASRSPSPQTQDHTFILESLGPGGPLGLRAAYKSDLYSSDTALYCPDDRHRERRPSMDLHGQRKLLYGPQISTDSNPEEGSVGLRAGFSQEHFAKFPATLGAGSSSYSSFSGGGSEDKGNGPPSTAASSPHHHSLYMEWRDAGDYERKSDSSWERDSPRGFANAHPFQQTELSHHQNGSSPVYSRTMSSCFSEPYEPLPPSSSPSVAYGDSRRGSTLAPEEEELIGRWRQLSVEDLSAHSYRSPGRASPYSFSEQHFSVRPSKIRLGPLYSSFQEGADFYHHAVGVVDPVWVADGPSPECSPGLRQAHSQAHLYRAEDSQESEHSLYHSGSSKDREGNVAAGGQSTDYPDPSPNSSTESLNQRSLEMAAELQHYQVEMHNLPAQASQPSPPPAPPPPPPYNQKFGSLGLSRKDSLTKAQLYGTLLN
- the LOC141755903 gene encoding brain-enriched guanylate kinase-associated protein isoform X3; translation: MNDIDAISSLLEQKEDLRKRLSYTTHKLELLQSEFDSTRQYLETELRRAQEELDKFTDKLRRIQSSYSALQRINQDLEEKIHRNSQHHDDEKRALSREIIVLNNHLMEAKLTIEKLQEDNDMYRKDCYLAAQLLQCNKSLYRAQLSELPADFQERLTMHMEESPLCHTYSDSVPASLIGKVLEKPDEACSSSQASRSPSPQTQDHTFILESLGPGGPLGLRAAYKSDLYSSDTALYCPDDRHRERRPSMDLHGQRKLLYGPQISTDSNPEEGSVGLRAGFSQEHFAKFPATLGAGSSSYSSFSGGGSEDKGNGPPSTAASSPHHHSLYMEWRDAGDYERKSDSSWERDSPRGFANAHPFQQTELSHHQNGSSPVYSRTMSSCFSEPYEPLPPSSSPSVAYGDSRRGSTLAPEEEELIGRWRQLSVEDLSAHSYRSPGRASPYSFSEQHFSVRPSKIRLGPLYSSFQEGADFYHHAVGVVDPVWVADGPSPECSPGLRQAHSQAHLYRAEDSQESEHSLYHSGSSKDREGNVAAGGQSTDYPDPSPNSSTESLNQRSLEMAAELQHYQVEMHNLPAQASQPSPPPAPPPPPPYNQKFGSLGLSRKDSLTKAQLYGTLLN
- the LOC141755903 gene encoding brain-enriched guanylate kinase-associated protein isoform X2 is translated as MKLCLSGSSLLEQKEDLRKRLSYTTHKLELLQSEFDSTRQYLETELRRAQEELDKFTDKLRRIQSSYSALQRINQDLEEKIHRNSQHHDDEKRALSREIIVLNNHLMEAKLTIEKLQEDNDMYRKDCYLAAQLLQCNKSLYRAQLSELPADFQERLTMHMEESPLCHTYSDSVPASLIGKVLEKPDEACSSSQASRSPSPQTQDHTFILESLGPGGPLGLRAAYKSDLYSSDTALYCPDDRHRERRPSMDLHGQRKLLYGPQISTDSNPEEGSVGLRAGFSQEHFAKFPATLGAGSSSYSSFSGGGSEDKGNGPPSTAASSPHHHSLYMEWRDAGDYERKSDSSWERDSPRGFANAHPFQQTELSHHQNGSSPVYSRTMSSCFSEPYEPLPPSSSPSVAYGDSRRGSTLAPEEEELIGRWRQLSVEDLSAHSYRSPGRASPYSFSEQHFSVRPSKIRLGPLYSSFQEGADFYHHAVGVVDPVWVADGPSPECSPGLRQAHSQAHLYRAEDSQESEHSLYHSGSSKDREGNVAAGGQSTDYPDPSPNSSTESLNQRSLEMAAELQHYQVEMHNLPAQASQPSPPPAPPPPPPYNQKFGSLGLSRKDSLTKAQLYGTLLN